From the genome of Haloplanus vescus:
CCGCAGGCGACGACGCGACCGGGTCGGCGGTGAACCAGCCCGGTGCGAAACATCTCGGCCTCGCGGTCGACGACCTCGACGCCTTCTACGCCGACCTCGATTCGAGCGTCACGACGCTGAGCGAACCCCAGACGACCGAAAGCGGGACGCGCATCTGCTTCGTTCGCGACCCGGAGGGGAACCTAGTCGAGGTGCTGGAGGCGTAGGCGACGCGGTTCGAGGACGTTACCCGCCGAAGTAGAGGACCGCGTACGCGAGGACGGCCGCGAGGAGGAGGAAGATCATCAGGTAGTCGAACAGTCCTTCGGGTGTGGTGCTGGATGGAAGGTTCATGCGCCGCCCTACAACGGCATCCTTCAAGACTGTGGCGCTTCTCGGGGCCAACAGAGATAACCGTTCGCCCCGTCAGTCTCCCATCGAATGCCCTTCACGCGACGGAATGTCCTCGCTGCGGCCGCGCTCGCCCAAGCGACTGCCCTCAGCGGGTGTTTCGGCGGTGGCGGCGACACCGAGACGACACCGACCGACAGCGGCCCGACCGACGAGCAGTCGGCGACGGGGACGGCGACGGCCACGGCCACGCAGTCCCCCTCTGCGACGCCGACGGCGACGCCCGTCGCTGACGCCGAACTCGCCGCGGCGACGACGGCCATCGTCGACGAGTACGCGTGGTTCCGGGACGACTACGACAGCGCACTGACGCAGTTCCGCGTCGCCGTCGGGTCCGTCTACGACACGCTCTCGGAGATTCAGTCCGCCTCGGAGCGAACCGAGGCGGACGTGACGGCGTTTCGCGAGGCATCGACCGACCTCGCCTCGTTCGTCCAGTCGACGCTCCAACCGCATTTCGACGTCGACGCGGCGCTTCGTATCGGGGACAACGTGTACGTCCGGGACTTCGAGCGAGCGGTCTCTCGCGACGACCAGCAACTGCAGGATTCCGTCCTCTCCCGTGCGAAGTCGTACTACCAGCGCGTCCGTTCCAGCGGTTACGTCGCCAATGAACTCTCACGCCGCCCGGTCCACGACTCCCTGTACGATATGCTGGTTCCCAGCGGTGCCGGTGACCACATCGTGGCGCTCGTCGGCGACGAGTTCGTGACGTGGGCCCACCCCGACAAGACCGAATCCACCAGCGACGACGGCGTCGCTCAGCACACCCACGAGTTCCCGAGCGGATACCGCGTGTACACGCACGCCCACGACCATCGGACGGGGCACTCGCTTCGCGACCACACGAACGAACCGCCGCTGAACGAGCTCTACGCCTACGGCGACGGCGACGTGGCGATTCTCGAAGACGCGGCGTCGTGGCGGGAGCGCCTTGACGACTTCCAGCCCGCGTTCACCGGGCTGTTCGCCCCGCTTAAATCCGAGAACCCGGCGACGGCGCTCACGCTCTTTCTGGGCACCATCGGTCCGAACTTCGACTCGACGCCCGTCTACGTCGAGACGTTCGAGAGCGTCGACGCCGCCCAAGCCGCCGTCGACGACGACATCGGGACGGAGGGAACGACCACTCTCGCAGGACAGGAGTGGGAGCGCGTCTTCTACGACGCCGCCGACACGACGATTTACGCGTACCGGCTCCGCGCCGGGTCGGCCGTCGTCGCCGCGCTTCCCTCCGACGTGCCGTGGGAGCGTCGCCGCGACCCGGCGGCAGACCTGAAGGGGACGTGGCTCGCCGGGGAGTGAGTGAAGCCGTACGAGTTCTGCCGACGCGGGCACCTTTTATCAGGCGACGTGCCGAGACGCGGGTATGGGACTCGACGAAGACGCACTCGACTACCACCGGCGTGACCCGCCGGGCAAAGTCGCCATCGAGACGACGAAACCGACCAGCACCCAGCGAGACCTGAGTCTCGCCTACTCGCCCGGCGTCGCCGCGCCCTGCCGGGCCATCGCGGAGGACCCCACCGACGCCTACACCTACACCTCGAAGGGCAACCTCGTCGGCATGGTGTCGAACGGGTCGGCGGTGCTCGGCCTCGGCGACATCGGCGCGCAAGCGTCCAAACCCGTCATCGAGGGGAAGGGCGTCCTGCTCAAGCGCTTCGCCGACATCGACGTCTTCGATTTCGAACTCGACACGGACGACCCCGACGCCATCGTCGAGGCCGTCTCGCTCACCGAACCCTCCTTCGGCGGCATCCACGTCGAGGACATCAAGGCGCCCGAATGCTTCGAAATCGAGGAGCGCCTCCGCGAGCGAATGGACATCCCCGTCTACCACGACGACCAGCACGGCACCGCCATCGTCTCGGGCGCTGCCCTCATCAACGGCGCCGAACTCGTCGACAAGGACATCGAGAATCTGGAGGTGGCCTTCGCCGGCGCGGGGGCGAGCGCAATCGCCACCGCCGACTTCTACGTCTCCCTCGGCGTCCCCCGCGAGAACATCACGCTCGTCGACTCTGAGGGCATCGTCACCACCGACCGCGCCGAGGCGGGCGAGGTCAACGACTACAAGGCCGCGTTCGCGCAGGACCGCCCGGCCGGTGACCTCGCCGGCGCGATGGAGGGCGTCGACGTGTTCGTCGGCCTCGCCGTCGGCGACCTCGTCGACCAAGACATGGTGCGGTCGATGGCCGAGGACCCCATCGTCTTCGCGATGGCCAACCCCGAACCCGAAATCGGGTATCACGAGGCGCGCGAGGCCCGCGACGACACCGTCATCGCCGCCACCGGGCGCTCCGACTTCCCGAATCAGGTGAACAACGTCCTCTGTTTCCCCTTCATGTTCCGCGGGGCGCTGGACGTACGCGCCACCGAAATCAACGAGACGATGAAAGTCGCCGCCGCCCGCGCGCTCGCCCAGCTGGCGCGCAAGGACGTGCCCGACGCGGTGGCGAAAGCCTACGGCGACGACCCGCTTCAGTTCGGCCCCGAGTATCTCATCCCGAAGGCGCTCGACCCGCGCGTGCTCTTCGAGGTGGCGCCCGCCGTCGCCGAGGCGGCCGTCGAAACCGGCGTTGCTCGACTGGACCGTGACCTCGACGCCTACGTCGAGGAGCTCGAAGCCCGCCTCGGGAAGGACCGCGAGATGATGCGTATCGTCCTCAACAAGGCCAAAACGGACCCCAAGCGGGTCGCGCTCGCGGAGGGGACGAACGAGAAGACCATCCGCGCAGCCTCCCAAATCGTCGAGGAGGGCATCGCGACGCCCGTCCTCCTCGGGGACCGGCAGACCATCGAGCGCCGGGTGGCCGAACTCGGTCTGGACTTCGAACCCGAAATCGTCGACCCCACCGAGGCCGACGTCGACGCCTACGCCGACCACCTCTACGAGGAACGGCAGCGAAAGGGCATCACGCGCGTCGAGGCCGAAGAGCTCGTCCGCACCGACACCGACTACTTCGGGAGCGTGATGGTCGAAATGGGCGACGCCGACGCCCTCCTCACGGGCCTCACGCACCACTACCCCTCGGCGCTGCGGCCACCGCTTCAGATTATCGGCACCGCGGACGACGCCGACTACGTGGCGGGCGTGTACATGCTCACCTTCCGCAACCGGGTCGTCTTCGTCGCCGACACGACGGTGAACCAAGACCCGGGCGCCGAGGAGCTGGCCGAAATCGGCCGGCACACGGGCGAGCTGGCCCGCCGGTTCAACGTCGAGCCACGGGCCGCGTTCCTCTCGTACTCGGACTTCGGGAGCGTGGACAACGAGGGGACGCGAAAGCCCCGAGAGGCGGCCCAGACCCTCCGCGACGACCCTACGGTGGACTTCCCCGTCGACGGCGAAATGCAGGCCGACACCGCCGTCGTCGAGGACATCCTCGAAGGGACGTACGACTTCGCCGACCTTGACGACCCGGCGAACGTGCTCATCTTCCCGAACCTCGAAGCGGGCAACATCGGTTACAAGCTTCTCCAGCGACTCGGGGGCGCCGACGCCATCGGCCCGATGCTGGTCGGGATGGACAAGCCGGTCCACGTCCTCCAGCGCGGTGACGAAGTGAACGACATCGTCAACCTCGCGGGCGTGGCCGTCGTCGACGCCCAAGAGCGCGACGCGTAGCGTTCCGGTCATACTGTTGGCTGTAACTGATTCAAAACATTCGGCACTCCGGGTGCCGAACCTCTGTATTGACTTACAGCCGACAGTATCAGTCGTCGTCGCCGATGTTGACGACGAACACCGGGACAGTGGCGTTCTCGACGACACGTTCGGTGACACTCCCGAGGTGAGCGAGGCGGTCACGCCCCGTCCGGCCGTGCGTTCCCATGGTGATGACGTCGATGTCGGCCTCGTCGGCGTAGCCGAGGATGGCCTTGTACGGGATGCCCTCGCGGACGGCGGTGACGGCGTCCACGCCGGCCTCGCCCGCGGCGGCCGCGACGGCGGCGACGGCCTCCTCCCCGCGCTCGGTCAACTCCGCAATCAGGTCCTCGCGGTCCTCGTCGGCCGCGAGTTCGAATCGGCGGTCGACCACGTACAGCGCGTGAATCGTCGCGTCGTGGTTGCGCGCCATCTCCAGCGCGTGTTCGAGCGTTCGGTCGACACCCTCGCTCCCGTCCGTCGGGACGAGTATCGAGTCGTACATGCTTCGGGGTAAGCCCCGGGGACACTTCAAACGCGCCGCCGAACCGGCCGTAACGTACATATCAGTCGCAGGTAGTCGTGTTGACGTATGCCGAGCTGTCAGAACTGTGGGTCGTTCGTCACGGACGACTACGTCCGAGTGTTCGCCCCGAACGGCATGTCAGAACCGCGCGTCTGCCCGAACTGCGAGGACCTCGTTCGCGACGGCGCGGACGTCCGACAGGCGCGGGCGAGACGCACCTGACCGTTACTCGGTGGCGTGCTCCAGTCCCTGGAGCAGCGAGACGACCTGTTCCGACTCGTTCGAGAGCTGCTGCGGGTAGATAGCCACCGCGACGACGAAGTCGCTCCCGTGCTGGAATTTCGTCGCGTGCAGATAGACGTCCATCTGTGACCCCGCGAGCGACGCCGTCCCCTCGAACTTCGACACGCTGGTCGACTGGCCGAGCGTTGCGACGCTCTGCTGGTCCACTTGCTCGCCGACGGTGACGCCGTCGTACTGCGACTCGAACTGCTGGAGGACGGCCGTCTCGGACATGTCCTCGATAGGGTTGAACGTCTTGCCCGCGATCTCGACCTGCGGGCTGGTGTAGGTGACGAAGACGGCGGCTCGCTCGGAGCCGAGCGGTCCCATGTCGACCTGCCGTTCGTACTGCGCGAGTTGGTTCACGATGGTGACCGTGCGGGTCTGTCCAGCGGCGGAGAACTCCCGTTCGACCGTCTGGTCGGTGACGTTGGTCTCCTCGTACGGCGATTCCTCGACCGTCGAATCGGCGACAGTCGCCGGCGACGCCGTGAACTCCAGCGCTCCCTCTCCCGTGATGAATCCGCACCCAGCTGTCGTCGCGAGCGCGCCCGCAGCGAGCGTGACGACTCCCCGTCGAGTGTGCATACCCCATCCAGCGGGGCCAACGCAAAAAGCGACCCACCTCATCGTCGCCGGACCGACCGCCTCGCTTTTACTCGTCGCTCCGGTAGGATGGCCATGCTCACCTTCGTCGGCCTCGGTCTCTACGACGAGCGGTCGATAACGGTCGAGGGCCGCGACGCCCTCCGGGCCGCCGACCGCGCTTTCGCCGAGTTCTACACCAGCCGTCTCGTCGGCACCAGCGTCGAATCGCTCGAAGCCCACCACGACGTCGACATCGAGGTCCGCGACCGGGCGGGCGTCGAACAGCACCCCGAACCCATCCTCGACGCCGCCGAGAGCGAGGACGTGGTCTTTCTCACCGCGGGCGACTCGATGATATCGACGACCCACGTCGACCTCCGCCTTCGCGCCATGGAGCGCGGCATCGACACGCGGGTCGTCCACGGCGTCTCCGCCTCGTCGGCGGCGAGCGGCCTCACCGGCCTCCAGAACTACCGCTTCGGCAAGGCGGTCACGCTCCCGTTCCCTCGCGCCCACGGCGCCGACGGCGTACCCGCCTCGGTCGTCGAGAGCGTCGACGCCAACCGCGAACGCGGCCTGCACACGCTGGTCTACCTCGACATCAAGGTGGATGACGGGCGCGGCACGGACGCGGGCGAGACGTTCATGACCGCCGACGTGGCCGCCGGCTTGCTCGCCGAGGAGTGGCCCGACAGACTCGCCGTCGCCGTCGCACGGGCCGGCAGTCCCAATCCCGTCGTCGACGCCGACCGACTCTCGGCGCTCGCCACGCGCGATTTCGGCGACCCGCTTCACATGCTGGTCATCCCCGGTGACCTGCATCACGTCGAAGTCGACGCGTTGGAAACCCTCGGTGGCGCGCCGGCCGAGTTGCTCGACGACGCGTCGGGTTAGTCGGCGCCCGGACCCACGTCGCTCTGCTCCGGCAGGTCGAGCGCTTCCCGGAGGTCGTACTCCTCGCGCGTGACGACGTAGAGCACGTCCTCGACGATGGTCAGGAGCTCGGGAAGTTCCCGGACTACGAGATACGTGACGCCGACGAGGGCGACGACGGCGAGCACCTGACTGATGATGCGGTCCGAGATGTAGAACGAGACCTTGTAGGGGTCGGTGCCGCCGAACAGGAAGAGTATCTCGTCGACGAACCACTGCATGTACTGCTTGCCGAACATCAGGCCGATGAACGTCGTCCGCGCGATGTTGAGGACGTAGATGACGGGGACGGCGATGGCGAGCGCCCGGACCTTCCGGCTCAGCGGTGCCTCGACGGCGGCGATGAGGCCGACGAAGATGGCGATGCTACCCAGCCCCGTACACGCGAGGATAATCGAGAAGAGGATGATGTGCCCGCCCTCGGTGACGAATTTGAACGTGTTGAGATAGCCTTGGTCGCCCTCGACGAGCGTCGGCGAGTAGCCGAGCAGTTCCATCGCCCACTGGGTCTGTCCCGTGGTGTGAGAGATGAGGACGTACCGCGGCGAGGGGAGCGAGACGCCCCACAGCGTGAGCGCCGGAATCGTCTCGAAGGGGAGGTAGACGACGCCCATCACCGCGACGGCACGCGAGAGGACGAACAGCGAGTCCCGGCCGTCGTAGAGGAGGTAGCCGACGTAGAGCGAGGCGGGGACGGCCGCGAGCGAGAGGAAGCCCTCGACGAAGCTCTTCTGGACGAACGCGAAGTGGGGGACGAGCGCCGCCCAGAAGACGGCGAAGACGCCCCACGCGCCGACGGTGGCCGCTCGGGCGTAGTCGCTCTCGCGCCAGCGGAGGAGCACGCCGAGCAGAAAGAGGCCGACGACAGCCCAGGCGAGGGCGTCGGTGAGTGGGCCAGCCATACGCGACGGAACGGCACCCAGCGATATATCCCTTGTCGTTCAGGGCACCTGCATCGTCACGTCGGGCATCCCGCCGAGGAGTCCGCCGAATGCCGTCTCGTACCCCTCGTGTCGGGCGGTCTGTGGCTGGACGTCGACCGAGAGCGTGAGACCATCCCCAGTCGCCACGTCGTCGACGACGGCGCCGTAGTGGTAGCCGAGCGTCGGGTCGAGCGTCCGCGCCAACTCCCCTTCGAAGACCGTCTCGTCGTCGCGACTCAACCGCCCAGACAACCCCATCGCCGGAATCACCATCCGGTTGTATCGCGTCCGCGCGGAGACGGCGAGATACGGACCTTCGCCGTCGACGCCCTCGGGCGGCGAGTCGAGGACTGTCGCCACCAATCGGGCGTCGTTGCTCATTGTCTCTCCGAGCGACCGGCCGGGAAGTGCGTCGGGCGCGGGCGCCGTCGCGTCCGGGAGGGCGTCCATCTCCATGGGTTCGACCGCGCCGGACGTGCCCGCTCGCTCGTCGACTTGCTGGAACGAGATGTCGTTTTTCGCCGCCTCGCTGTACTCGAAGGGGAACTCGACGGTCTGAGGGTCGGTAAAGCGGTCGGCGAACGCGCCCGTCTTCCGCGTCGCTACCGCGCCCACGCTTACGCGGACAGTGTACGTGCCGTCGCCGTCGAGGCCGAAGTTCGCTCCGTAGTGAAAGCCCATGGGCTGTGAGAGCATCGGATAGATGGTTTCCTGTGAGACTAGACTCCCGTCCTGCACGATTTCGAGCGACAGCCCCGTCTCGGGCAGGACCATCCCCGTCTCGGGGTCCCAGACGCTCGCCATCAGGTGAACCGCGTCGTCGCGGTCGATTTCGGTCAAGGAGACGCTGTCGCCGTTGACGTTCCAGAACCGGTGCGGGTAGCTGTAGAACAGGCCGACGGCGT
Proteins encoded in this window:
- a CDS encoding NADP-dependent malic enzyme translates to MGLDEDALDYHRRDPPGKVAIETTKPTSTQRDLSLAYSPGVAAPCRAIAEDPTDAYTYTSKGNLVGMVSNGSAVLGLGDIGAQASKPVIEGKGVLLKRFADIDVFDFELDTDDPDAIVEAVSLTEPSFGGIHVEDIKAPECFEIEERLRERMDIPVYHDDQHGTAIVSGAALINGAELVDKDIENLEVAFAGAGASAIATADFYVSLGVPRENITLVDSEGIVTTDRAEAGEVNDYKAAFAQDRPAGDLAGAMEGVDVFVGLAVGDLVDQDMVRSMAEDPIVFAMANPEPEIGYHEAREARDDTVIAATGRSDFPNQVNNVLCFPFMFRGALDVRATEINETMKVAAARALAQLARKDVPDAVAKAYGDDPLQFGPEYLIPKALDPRVLFEVAPAVAEAAVETGVARLDRDLDAYVEELEARLGKDREMMRIVLNKAKTDPKRVALAEGTNEKTIRAASQIVEEGIATPVLLGDRQTIERRVAELGLDFEPEIVDPTEADVDAYADHLYEERQRKGITRVEAEELVRTDTDYFGSVMVEMGDADALLTGLTHHYPSALRPPLQIIGTADDADYVAGVYMLTFRNRVVFVADTTVNQDPGAEELAEIGRHTGELARRFNVEPRAAFLSYSDFGSVDNEGTRKPREAAQTLRDDPTVDFPVDGEMQADTAVVEDILEGTYDFADLDDPANVLIFPNLEAGNIGYKLLQRLGGADAIGPMLVGMDKPVHVLQRGDEVNDIVNLAGVAVVDAQERDA
- a CDS encoding universal stress protein, which translates into the protein MYDSILVPTDGSEGVDRTLEHALEMARNHDATIHALYVVDRRFELAADEDREDLIAELTERGEEAVAAVAAAAGEAGVDAVTAVREGIPYKAILGYADEADIDVITMGTHGRTGRDRLAHLGSVTERVVENATVPVFVVNIGDDD
- a CDS encoding DUF7563 family protein translates to MPSCQNCGSFVTDDYVRVFAPNGMSEPRVCPNCEDLVRDGADVRQARARRT
- a CDS encoding DUF6517 family protein, which gives rise to MHTRRGVVTLAAGALATTAGCGFITGEGALEFTASPATVADSTVEESPYEETNVTDQTVEREFSAAGQTRTVTIVNQLAQYERQVDMGPLGSERAAVFVTYTSPQVEIAGKTFNPIEDMSETAVLQQFESQYDGVTVGEQVDQQSVATLGQSTSVSKFEGTASLAGSQMDVYLHATKFQHGSDFVVAVAIYPQQLSNESEQVVSLLQGLEHATE
- the dph5 gene encoding diphthine synthase; protein product: MLTFVGLGLYDERSITVEGRDALRAADRAFAEFYTSRLVGTSVESLEAHHDVDIEVRDRAGVEQHPEPILDAAESEDVVFLTAGDSMISTTHVDLRLRAMERGIDTRVVHGVSASSAASGLTGLQNYRFGKAVTLPFPRAHGADGVPASVVESVDANRERGLHTLVYLDIKVDDGRGTDAGETFMTADVAAGLLAEEWPDRLAVAVARAGSPNPVVDADRLSALATRDFGDPLHMLVIPGDLHHVEVDALETLGGAPAELLDDASG
- the artA gene encoding archaeosortase A, translated to MAGPLTDALAWAVVGLFLLGVLLRWRESDYARAATVGAWGVFAVFWAALVPHFAFVQKSFVEGFLSLAAVPASLYVGYLLYDGRDSLFVLSRAVAVMGVVYLPFETIPALTLWGVSLPSPRYVLISHTTGQTQWAMELLGYSPTLVEGDQGYLNTFKFVTEGGHIILFSIILACTGLGSIAIFVGLIAAVEAPLSRKVRALAIAVPVIYVLNIARTTFIGLMFGKQYMQWFVDEILFLFGGTDPYKVSFYISDRIISQVLAVVALVGVTYLVVRELPELLTIVEDVLYVVTREEYDLREALDLPEQSDVGPGAD
- a CDS encoding iron transporter; translation: MNRRELLGGTLALAGVSLSGCAGLVETRTAGVPPVLEDRPDGVYYPSHVEGMSAVGTQTSGDYAVGLFYSYPHRFWNVNGDSVSLTEIDRDDAVHLMASVWDPETGMVLPETGLSLEIVQDGSLVSQETIYPMLSQPMGFHYGANFGLDGDGTYTVRVSVGAVATRKTGAFADRFTDPQTVEFPFEYSEAAKNDISFQQVDERAGTSGAVEPMEMDALPDATAPAPDALPGRSLGETMSNDARLVATVLDSPPEGVDGEGPYLAVSARTRYNRMVIPAMGLSGRLSRDDETVFEGELARTLDPTLGYHYGAVVDDVATGDGLTLSVDVQPQTARHEGYETAFGGLLGGMPDVTMQVP